The proteins below are encoded in one region of Apium graveolens cultivar Ventura chromosome 4, ASM990537v1, whole genome shotgun sequence:
- the LOC141721004 gene encoding scarecrow-like protein 32, with protein MKTEIRGNASSLPLQTSSHFNSSSQNPLAGALHGCLGNLDGACIEKLLLHCASALEQNDVTLAQQVMWVLNNVASASGDPNQRLTSWFLRALVSRASRVCPTTMNFNGSSASKHRLMSVTELAGYVDLIPWHRFGFCASNSAIFKAIQGCPKVHIIDFSITHCMQWPTLIDALAKRPEGPPSLRISVVPSWRPPVPPFLNVSSEEVGLRLANFAKFGDVPFEFNVIEDLHNPSYDNNSSNFHYDMLLSILNPSTLGLRDDETLVINCQNWLRYLPDDQKGNASRDVFLCMIKRLNPRIVTVIDEDSDLGALSLTSRITTCFNFLWIPFDALETFLSKDSIQRAEFEADIGHKIENIIGFEGGQRIERLESGIQLSQRMNNSGYLSIPFGEETVKEVKEVLDEHASGWGMKNEEDMLVLTWKGHNSVYATAWVPSCGFDEE; from the coding sequence ATGAAAACTGAAATTAGAGGAAATGCATCCTCCCTACCGTTACAAACCTCCAGTCATTTCAATTCATCGTCTCAGAATCCTTTAGCCGGTGCTCTACACGGCTGTCTTGGAAACCTTGATGGAGCATGCATAGAAAAGCTACTTCTTCACTGTGCAAGTGCCCTAGAACAAAACGATGTCACTTTAGCCCAACAAGTCATGTGGGTACTCAACAACGTCGCTTCGGCTTCTGGTGATCCAAATCAAAGGCTAACGTCATGGTTTTTGAGGGCACTGGTCTCTAGAGCATCTAGGGTTTGCCCTACAACTATGAATTTTAATGGAAGCAGCGCTAGCAAACATCGGTTGATGTCAGTGACCGAGCTAGCTGGGTATGTTGATCTTATCCCTTGGCATAGATTTGGTTTTTGTGCGTCTAATAGTGCCATTTTTAAGGCAATCCAAGGGTGCCCTAAAGTTCATATCATAGATTTTAGTATCACTCACTGTATGCAATGGCCTACTTTAATAGATGCTTTGGCTAAGAGGCCCGAAGGGCCTCCTAGTCTCCGAATCTCGGTAGTGCCCTCTTGGAGGCCCCCGGTTCCTCCATTTTTAAATGTCTCAAGTGAAGAAGTTGGACTGCGTCTCGCGAATTTTGCTAAATTTGGAGATGTCCCTTTTGAGTTTAATGTGATAGAAGACTTGCATAATCCCTCTTATGACAATAATTCTTCTAACTTTCACTATGATATGCTATTAAGCATATTAAACCCCTCAACATTAGGCCTTAGGGATGACGAGACATTAGTTATTAATTGTCAGAATTGGCTGCGTTATTTGCCTGATGATCAAAAAGGAAATGCTTCCCGTGATGTTTTTCTATGTATGATTAAGCGTCTTAATCCTCGAATTGTAACCGTTATAGATGAGGATTCGGACTTGGGAGCTCTAAGTCTGACATCTAGGATCACCACTTGTTTCAATTTCCTTTGGATACCTTTCGATGCATTGGAAACATTCTTATCCAAAGATAGTATTCAAAGAGCTGAATTCGAAGCTGACATAGGCCACAAAATTGAAAACATAATCGGATTTGAAGGGGGTCAGAGAATAGAGAGATTAGAGTCGGGGATTCAATTGTCACAACGGATGAATAATTCGGGGTATCTTAGTATTCCATTTGGCGAAGAGACTGTTAAGGAAGTGAAAGAAGTGTTGGATGAACATGCAAGTGGCTGGGGCATGAAGAATGAAGAAGATATGCTGGTGCTAACATGGAAGGGTCACAATTCAGTTTACGCCACTGCTTGGGTTCCTTCATGCGGATTCGATGAAGAATGA